One stretch of Leadbetterella byssophila DSM 17132 DNA includes these proteins:
- the scpA gene encoding methylmalonyl-CoA mutase, whose product MDPSLKYKKVDLWSKKEVELPGFSENQEGIPVPRILPTPKYPHIGSRSGFPPFLGGPYASMYLSRPWTIRQYAGFSTAEESNAFYKRNLAQGQKGLSVAFDLATHRGYDSDHPRVAGDVGMAGVAIDTVEDMKILFHDIPLDQMSVSMTMNGAVLPIMAFYIVAAEEQGVSPEKLQGTIQNDILKEFMVRNTYIYPPGPSMKIVGDIFSYCSKHMPKFNSISISGYHMHEAGAPAHMELAYTLADGLEYIRTGLKAGIAIDDFAPRLSFFWGIGMNFFMEIAKMRAARVLWSEYVSKYQPKNPKSLALRTHCQTSGWSLTAQDPFNNIARTTLEALAAAFGGTQSLHTNSLDEAIALPTDFSAGIARDTQKYLQHENTGITKAIDPWAGSNYVEYLTGELIKKAKVLIEEVESVGGMAEAIVKGIPKRRIEEAATAKQGRIDSSYEKIIGVNLFPVQNETLPETLSVSNDVVRATQCRRLEEIKAKRDEIKVKALLKQLENAGDKNLLDLAIEAARARCTLGEISYALEKSFGRYQANIQSIQGIYRKTMESNEEFIKARKISELFESKKGRRPRILIAKLGQDGHDRGARVVATGFADVGFDVDMGPLFQTPSEVAKQAVENDVHIVGISSLAAGHKTLVPQVIEELKKWGRDDILVIVGGVIPPQDYEFLYAKGVAGIFGPGTRIAASAINLIQKLQEHAR is encoded by the coding sequence ATGGATCCATCGTTGAAATATAAGAAGGTAGACCTCTGGAGTAAAAAAGAGGTGGAATTGCCCGGATTTTCTGAGAATCAGGAAGGTATTCCTGTTCCTAGAATACTTCCTACTCCGAAGTATCCCCATATAGGCTCCAGATCCGGATTTCCTCCCTTTTTAGGTGGTCCGTATGCCAGCATGTATTTGTCTAGGCCATGGACCATAAGGCAGTATGCCGGGTTTTCAACGGCAGAAGAAAGTAATGCTTTTTACAAACGTAATTTAGCCCAGGGTCAAAAAGGTCTTTCCGTAGCCTTTGACCTGGCTACGCATAGAGGGTATGATTCAGATCATCCCCGTGTAGCAGGAGATGTGGGGATGGCTGGTGTAGCCATTGATACGGTAGAAGACATGAAAATCCTATTTCATGATATCCCCTTGGATCAAATGTCCGTTTCCATGACTATGAACGGTGCAGTTTTACCTATAATGGCTTTCTATATCGTTGCGGCAGAAGAACAAGGGGTCTCTCCTGAAAAACTACAAGGAACCATACAGAATGATATCCTAAAAGAATTCATGGTGAGGAATACTTATATCTATCCTCCCGGCCCTTCCATGAAGATCGTGGGAGATATTTTCTCTTACTGCAGTAAACATATGCCTAAGTTTAACTCCATTTCTATCAGTGGGTACCACATGCATGAGGCAGGTGCACCTGCACATATGGAATTGGCGTATACCTTAGCAGATGGTTTGGAATATATTCGTACAGGACTAAAAGCAGGAATAGCCATTGATGACTTTGCGCCACGACTTTCCTTCTTTTGGGGTATAGGCATGAACTTCTTTATGGAGATCGCAAAAATGCGTGCCGCAAGGGTGCTCTGGAGCGAATATGTTTCCAAATATCAACCTAAAAACCCCAAATCTTTAGCACTGAGGACACACTGTCAAACCTCAGGATGGAGCTTGACGGCTCAGGACCCTTTCAATAATATTGCACGAACTACTTTAGAAGCACTGGCTGCTGCTTTTGGGGGAACACAATCCCTACATACAAATTCCCTTGATGAAGCCATAGCCCTTCCAACTGACTTTTCAGCCGGTATTGCTCGTGATACACAAAAATATCTACAGCATGAAAATACAGGAATCACTAAGGCCATAGACCCATGGGCCGGATCTAATTATGTAGAATATCTTACCGGTGAACTTATCAAAAAAGCAAAGGTCCTTATAGAGGAAGTGGAAAGTGTAGGTGGCATGGCGGAAGCCATAGTAAAAGGAATCCCGAAAAGAAGAATTGAAGAAGCTGCAACGGCTAAGCAAGGGCGAATAGACAGCTCTTATGAAAAGATAATAGGGGTTAATTTATTTCCTGTCCAAAACGAAACCTTACCGGAAACGCTATCAGTCTCAAACGATGTGGTACGTGCTACACAGTGCAGAAGATTAGAAGAAATCAAAGCAAAAAGAGACGAAATCAAAGTCAAGGCTCTTCTAAAACAACTGGAAAATGCTGGAGATAAAAACCTCCTCGACTTAGCCATTGAGGCAGCTAGAGCAAGATGTACTTTAGGGGAAATCTCCTATGCATTGGAAAAGTCCTTTGGCAGATATCAGGCAAACATACAAAGCATACAAGGCATTTACAGAAAGACCATGGAAAGCAATGAAGAGTTTATAAAAGCCCGAAAGATAAGTGAGCTTTTCGAGTCAAAAAAAGGCAGAAGACCCAGAATACTCATCGCCAAATTAGGTCAGGACGGTCATGACAGAGGAGCGCGAGTAGTGGCCACGGGCTTTGCCGACGTAGGTTTTGATGTAGACATGGGTCCATTATTTCAAACCCCCTCAGAGGTAGCAAAGCAAGCCGTAGAGAATGATGTGCACATAGTGGGAATAAGCTCTTTAGCTGCCGGACACAAAACCTTGGTTCCTCAAGTGATAGAGGAACTAAAAAAATGGGGTAGAGATGATATTTTGGTTATTGTGGGAGGTGTGATTCCACCTCAAGATTATGAATTTCTATATGCAAAAGGAGTGGCAGGCATCTTTGGACCGGGAACCCGAATTGCCGCATCTGCCATAAACCTAATCCAAAAACTGCAAGAGCATGCAAGATAA
- a CDS encoding acyl-CoA carboxylase subunit beta encodes MQDKKQILKDKLTQASLGGGQARIDSQHKKNKLTARERIHLLLDEGSFEETGALVVHRTTDFGMEDQVFYGDGVVTGYGRVANRLVYVYSQDFTVFGGSLSETHAEKICRLMDMAMKNGAPIIGLNDSGGARIQEGVRSLGGYADIFYRNVRASGVVPQISAIMGPCAGGAVYSPAITDFILMVENSSYMFVTGPNVVKTVTNEEVSSEDLGGASAHSVKSGVTHFTAVNDYECIAQIRKLLSYIPQNCEDRPPALPYTFGTEIREDLEQIIPDNPNQPYDMYAIIDGIIDDDSFFEVHKNYADNIIVGFARLAGKSIGIVANQPMSLAGVLDIEASKKAARFIRFCDCFHIPLLVLEDVPGFLPGTDQEWKGIITNGAKLLYAFSEATVPRITVITRKAYGGAYDVMNSKHIGADFNFAWPSAEIAVMGAKGASEIIFKKEISEADDPAAKLLEKEKEYADLFANPYQAAGRGFVDEVIEPRMTRRKLIRAFESLANKTEHLPKKKHGNIPL; translated from the coding sequence ATGCAAGATAAGAAGCAAATACTCAAAGATAAACTAACCCAGGCTTCCCTGGGAGGTGGACAAGCGCGGATCGATTCTCAACATAAAAAAAACAAGCTCACTGCCAGAGAAAGAATCCATCTTCTCCTAGACGAAGGTAGTTTTGAAGAAACAGGAGCCTTAGTAGTACATAGAACTACTGATTTTGGGATGGAAGATCAGGTTTTCTACGGAGATGGAGTAGTTACCGGGTATGGAAGAGTGGCTAACCGACTAGTCTACGTGTACTCCCAGGACTTCACCGTTTTCGGAGGATCACTTTCGGAGACTCATGCTGAAAAGATCTGCAGGCTTATGGATATGGCCATGAAAAATGGAGCTCCCATCATAGGACTGAATGATTCAGGAGGAGCTAGGATACAAGAAGGCGTAAGATCCCTTGGAGGTTATGCAGATATCTTCTATAGAAATGTAAGAGCCTCCGGAGTAGTGCCTCAAATCTCTGCCATCATGGGACCATGTGCAGGAGGTGCAGTCTATTCCCCTGCCATCACTGACTTTATCCTAATGGTAGAGAACTCCAGTTATATGTTTGTAACGGGTCCAAACGTGGTTAAAACCGTAACAAATGAAGAAGTTTCTTCTGAAGACCTAGGTGGAGCCTCCGCACATTCCGTTAAATCAGGCGTTACACATTTCACAGCGGTAAATGATTACGAATGTATAGCACAGATCAGAAAACTCCTAAGTTATATCCCTCAGAACTGTGAAGACAGGCCTCCTGCGCTTCCCTATACCTTTGGCACGGAAATCAGAGAGGATTTAGAGCAAATTATTCCGGATAATCCCAATCAACCTTACGACATGTATGCCATCATTGACGGCATCATAGACGATGACAGTTTTTTTGAAGTTCATAAAAACTATGCTGATAATATCATCGTGGGTTTTGCGAGACTAGCCGGAAAAAGTATAGGTATCGTGGCAAACCAGCCCATGAGCCTAGCCGGAGTTCTAGATATTGAAGCTTCTAAGAAAGCGGCCAGATTTATCAGATTCTGCGATTGCTTCCATATCCCTTTACTCGTATTGGAAGATGTACCGGGCTTCTTACCGGGTACGGACCAGGAATGGAAAGGCATCATAACAAATGGAGCGAAATTGCTCTATGCTTTTTCAGAAGCCACTGTTCCCAGAATTACGGTTATCACACGTAAAGCGTACGGAGGTGCATATGATGTGATGAACTCTAAACATATTGGCGCCGATTTTAACTTTGCTTGGCCAAGTGCTGAGATTGCAGTGATGGGTGCAAAAGGAGCTAGCGAGATCATATTTAAGAAGGAGATTTCTGAAGCAGATGATCCTGCAGCCAAGCTTTTGGAAAAAGAAAAAGAATATGCAGATCTATTTGCTAACCCATATCAAGCAGCCGGTAGAGGCTTCGTAGACGAGGTGATTGAGCCTAGGATGACCAGAAGAAAGTTGATCCGCGCTTTTGAATCCCTGGCCAATAAGACAGAACATTTGCCAAAGAAAAAACATGGAAACATACCTTTATAA
- a CDS encoding helix-turn-helix transcriptional regulator, whose translation MQDESIKRFNRLIALLTSLQTKRIIKAQDLAERFGVSLRTIYRDIRALEQAGVPILSEAGVGYSLMDGYRIPPVMFTREEAGSLVTAEKLMRSLSDKSLGNQFTSAVEKIRSVLKTYDKEWLDSLDETIQVRVPKVMFNEEIEDSLQVVIHSIADRKSIIMKYKTFYGEESEREIEPVGIFHENNNWYILGFCLLRNDYRQFRTDRIIKINRTQNRFHRQHPSLSYFLKENTDIPRVKVRLLVDPKIANYLSSSRHNYGYVSERMSEKGIEMTFETIEISEAFPRWFLCFGDHMQILEPEELKENVRKLISKISV comes from the coding sequence ATGCAGGATGAAAGCATAAAAAGATTTAACCGACTAATAGCGCTACTGACCTCCTTACAAACCAAGAGAATCATCAAAGCACAGGATCTTGCGGAAAGATTTGGCGTCAGTTTACGCACTATCTACAGAGACATTAGAGCTTTAGAACAAGCCGGTGTACCTATCCTTTCGGAAGCAGGAGTGGGATATTCCTTGATGGATGGTTATAGAATCCCACCCGTCATGTTTACGCGAGAGGAAGCAGGCAGCCTGGTTACTGCCGAAAAGCTAATGAGAAGCCTCTCGGATAAATCATTGGGTAACCAATTCACCTCAGCAGTAGAAAAGATCAGATCCGTTCTCAAAACATACGACAAAGAATGGCTGGATTCCTTAGATGAAACCATTCAGGTTCGCGTGCCAAAGGTCATGTTCAACGAAGAAATCGAAGATTCTCTACAGGTGGTCATTCACAGCATAGCCGACCGAAAATCGATCATCATGAAATATAAGACCTTTTACGGTGAAGAATCTGAACGAGAGATTGAACCGGTAGGTATATTTCATGAAAATAACAATTGGTACATCTTGGGATTTTGTCTACTTAGAAATGATTACAGGCAGTTTAGAACAGATCGCATTATTAAAATTAACAGAACTCAAAATAGGTTTCACCGTCAACATCCCTCACTTTCTTATTTCCTGAAGGAAAATACAGACATTCCTAGAGTTAAAGTGCGTTTACTCGTGGATCCCAAGATTGCCAACTATCTTAGCTCTTCGCGGCACAATTATGGGTATGTTTCAGAGAGGATGTCAGAAAAAGGGATAGAGATGACCTTTGAAACCATAGAAATCAGCGAAGCATTCCCCCGCTGGTTCCTATGTTTCGGTGATCATATGCAGATTTTGGAGCCGGAAGAGCTAAAAGAAAACGTGCGAAAATTGATAAGTAAGATATCAGTTTAG
- a CDS encoding DinB family protein: MQISASKWLDIWQANRRLTRRVIEAFPEDQLFSFSIGGMRTFGDMIKELLAVEGPGIEEIVTGVRQKFDEHASYQTKHELLDKWDAETARIDKFWADLPSEKYLERVNLFGQYESSVIDAILYFVENEIHHRGQGFVYLRSLGIQPPFFWER, from the coding sequence ATGCAAATATCAGCTTCAAAATGGTTAGACATCTGGCAAGCAAACAGAAGACTTACTCGCAGAGTCATAGAAGCATTCCCTGAAGATCAATTGTTCTCCTTCTCCATAGGAGGGATGAGAACCTTCGGAGATATGATTAAGGAATTACTAGCTGTGGAAGGTCCGGGTATCGAAGAGATCGTCACCGGTGTTCGACAAAAATTTGACGAGCATGCTTCTTATCAGACTAAGCATGAGCTCCTAGATAAATGGGATGCTGAAACGGCGAGGATAGATAAATTCTGGGCCGACTTGCCAAGTGAAAAGTACCTTGAAAGAGTTAATCTTTTCGGTCAATATGAAAGTTCTGTTATAGATGCCATTCTGTATTTTGTTGAGAACGAGATCCACCATAGAGGGCAAGGTTTCGTTTATCTCCGATCTTTAGGCATTCAACCTCCATTCTTTTGGGAACGCTAA
- a CDS encoding ferredoxin--NADP reductase, whose product MNSYFLQVQKIVQETEDTVSIHFWHPISGQISYEAGQFLTVLIPGPDGKKVRRSYSFSSSPVTDSGLAITVKRVPGGLVSNYLVDHVKAGDFLEVLPPMGRFTYTETEGNLVFIGAGSGITPLMSLIKTLLRTTNKKILLIYGNRNEHSIIFKEQLRELESTYRGRFTVVYILSRPGDYWVGHKGRIHEANVIWFMKDHGVDFKNDSFYMCGPEKMMDDLQKVYTLFEIPEDRIHYERFNAPTIEEDEILPEQTAQTVTVKYDGETHVFEVAPHQTILEAALELDIDLPYSCQAGMCTACLGKCLEGQVKMDEDDGLTDKEKDEGYVLTCVSRPQGPGVVIEID is encoded by the coding sequence ATGAATTCGTACTTTCTGCAAGTCCAAAAAATAGTTCAAGAAACAGAGGATACCGTTAGTATTCATTTTTGGCATCCCATAAGCGGTCAAATCTCCTATGAAGCAGGTCAGTTCCTAACGGTGCTGATTCCTGGTCCGGATGGGAAGAAAGTGCGCAGAAGTTATTCCTTCTCTAGCTCTCCAGTGACTGATTCCGGTTTAGCAATTACCGTAAAACGCGTACCGGGAGGCTTAGTGTCTAATTATTTAGTAGACCATGTCAAAGCAGGAGATTTTCTGGAGGTCCTTCCTCCTATGGGAAGATTTACCTATACTGAGACCGAAGGTAATCTAGTGTTTATAGGTGCAGGTTCTGGCATTACACCGTTGATGTCTTTGATCAAAACTCTTCTAAGAACTACAAATAAGAAGATTCTTCTCATTTATGGTAATAGAAATGAGCATAGTATCATCTTTAAGGAACAGTTGAGAGAACTGGAAAGTACGTACAGGGGTAGATTTACAGTAGTTTATATCTTAAGCAGACCCGGAGATTACTGGGTAGGGCATAAAGGGCGTATACACGAGGCTAATGTGATCTGGTTCATGAAAGATCATGGCGTAGATTTCAAAAATGATTCCTTCTACATGTGTGGCCCGGAAAAGATGATGGATGACCTTCAAAAGGTTTATACCTTATTTGAGATTCCCGAAGACAGGATCCACTATGAAAGATTCAATGCACCTACTATTGAGGAAGATGAAATTCTTCCGGAGCAAACCGCTCAAACGGTTACTGTAAAATACGATGGTGAAACCCATGTGTTTGAAGTAGCACCGCACCAAACTATACTTGAAGCCGCTTTGGAATTAGATATTGATTTACCTTATTCTTGTCAGGCCGGAATGTGTACAGCATGTTTAGGCAAATGTTTAGAAGGTCAAGTGAAGATGGATGAAGATGACGGTTTGACGGATAAGGAGAAGGATGAAGGCTACGTGCTAACTTGCGTTTCTCGTCCGCAAGGTCCCGGAGTAGTCATCGAAATTGATTAA